The following are from one region of the Candidatus Dependentiae bacterium genome:
- a CDS encoding ATP-dependent RecD-like DNA helicase: MIEQEELTGTIEKCIYQNEQNGFSVFVLVFGKDKSTIVRGHMPQIQPGEQVTIQGAWVMHPKFGRQFEAKSCTASAPTSVLGLKKYLGSGMIKGIGPKYAEKLVNAFGTETLEVIDKKPHLLSQVEGIGPKRIEQIINAWHDQKEISNVMVFLQDKGISPAYATKIYKKYGQESIATVSENPYRLAEEIWGIGFKTADQIALQLNFEKHSIKRVRAGILYALTEQSGQGHLYCELDELKEKTAELLELEIEQKDQLLKASFHDLYNSDKIKIVSHENKHFIALTKHYFTEFGTAKKIEKLQSYPSDIPFKIDEVYQQLRVSKPGEVELNEAQQRGILTCLQNKISIVTGGPGTGKTTLIKKLIETLDDNHVSYKLAAPTGRAAKRMSESTGKTACTIHRLLEFDVSSFGFSKNENNALKLHFLIIDEASMLDIFLMYSILRAVPHHAHVVFIGDVDQLPSVGPGNVLHDLLESEKIAHVRLTQIFRQAQNSMIIVNAHRINQGEFPIAPIDGAKKDFIFIKENEPTNVIKHLEKIYKGGLAKFGIYPNNATTLVPMNRGLVGTQKLNYDIQHMLNNIETDQQISHGGNNFKIKDRVMQIRNNYDKNVFNGDTGVIDAINKTDRIMYVNFLGTTVEYDFSELDELVLAYAISIHKSQGSEFDAAIIPIFMQHFMLLRRNLIYTAITRAKKLCIFIGQPKAIGMAINNTKDIKRVTFLDHYLKSDLTCR; this comes from the coding sequence ATGATCGAGCAAGAAGAATTAACCGGAACTATTGAAAAATGTATTTATCAAAATGAACAAAATGGATTTTCCGTATTTGTTTTAGTTTTTGGTAAAGATAAATCAACTATTGTCCGCGGCCACATGCCTCAAATTCAACCTGGTGAACAGGTCACCATACAAGGCGCTTGGGTTATGCATCCAAAGTTTGGACGACAATTTGAAGCAAAATCATGCACTGCGAGTGCTCCAACAAGCGTTCTTGGCCTAAAAAAATATTTAGGCTCAGGCATGATAAAAGGTATCGGTCCAAAATATGCAGAAAAATTGGTCAATGCATTTGGCACCGAAACCTTAGAAGTCATTGATAAAAAACCACATCTTTTGTCACAAGTTGAAGGTATCGGCCCAAAACGGATCGAACAAATTATCAATGCATGGCATGATCAAAAAGAGATCTCCAACGTCATGGTTTTTCTACAAGACAAAGGAATTTCTCCCGCTTATGCTACAAAAATCTATAAAAAATATGGCCAAGAATCAATTGCAACTGTCTCTGAAAATCCCTACCGTTTAGCAGAAGAAATTTGGGGCATCGGTTTCAAAACTGCCGATCAAATAGCATTGCAACTTAACTTTGAAAAGCATTCAATCAAACGAGTACGCGCAGGTATTTTATATGCATTAACTGAACAAAGCGGTCAAGGACATCTCTATTGTGAACTCGATGAGCTCAAAGAAAAAACCGCCGAGCTTCTTGAACTTGAGATTGAACAAAAAGATCAACTGCTCAAAGCATCATTTCACGATCTCTACAATAGTGATAAAATAAAAATCGTAAGTCATGAAAACAAACATTTTATTGCACTCACCAAACATTACTTTACCGAATTTGGCACTGCAAAAAAAATTGAAAAGCTACAAAGTTATCCAAGTGACATTCCGTTTAAAATTGATGAAGTCTATCAACAACTGCGTGTATCAAAACCTGGTGAAGTTGAGCTCAACGAAGCTCAACAACGAGGCATATTGACCTGTCTTCAAAATAAAATATCAATCGTTACCGGTGGCCCCGGAACCGGTAAAACAACATTGATAAAAAAACTGATCGAAACCTTAGATGATAATCATGTATCATATAAACTTGCTGCTCCAACCGGACGTGCTGCAAAACGTATGAGCGAAAGCACCGGTAAAACTGCCTGCACCATTCATCGTTTACTTGAATTTGATGTAAGCAGTTTCGGTTTTTCTAAAAATGAAAATAATGCACTCAAATTACATTTTTTAATTATTGATGAAGCATCAATGCTCGATATCTTCTTAATGTATTCAATTTTACGTGCAGTACCTCATCATGCACATGTCGTATTTATCGGTGATGTTGATCAGCTTCCTTCAGTTGGACCGGGCAATGTATTGCACGATCTCCTTGAAAGTGAAAAAATAGCACATGTGCGCTTAACACAAATTTTCAGACAAGCTCAAAACAGTATGATCATTGTCAATGCGCATAGAATCAATCAAGGTGAATTTCCTATCGCACCGATTGACGGTGCAAAAAAAGATTTCATATTTATCAAAGAAAATGAACCGACTAATGTTATCAAGCATCTTGAAAAAATCTATAAAGGAGGTTTGGCTAAATTCGGTATTTATCCAAATAATGCAACAACTTTGGTTCCTATGAATCGTGGTTTGGTCGGCACACAAAAATTAAATTACGACATCCAGCATATGCTCAATAACATAGAAACCGATCAGCAAATTTCACACGGTGGAAACAACTTTAAGATTAAAGATCGTGTTATGCAGATCAGAAATAACTATGATAAAAACGTATTTAATGGTGATACCGGTGTGATTGATGCAATTAATAAAACCGATCGCATTATGTACGTAAATTTTTTAGGCACAACTGTAGAGTATGATTTTAGTGAACTTGACGAGCTGGTTTTAGCTTATGCAATTTCAATTCATAAAAGCCAAGGTTCTGAATTTGATGCTGCAATCATTCCTATATTTATGCAACATTTTATGCTTTTACGCAGAAACTTAATCTATACCGCTATTACACGTGCAAAAAAATTGTGTATATTTATTGGGCAACCGAAAGCAATCGGTATGGCAATTAACAACACAAAAGATATCAAACGTGTTACTTTCTTAGATCACTATTTAAAAAGCGATTTAACATGTCGATAA
- the atpA gene encoding F0F1 ATP synthase subunit alpha produces MNVKSTDLVSLFEDALKGAPRPELDETGVVVQVGDDVCSVHGLRNAVYGELVTFEGGNKGIVFNLDEYSVSVFLLYNSIPVAELEVVKRTGGEFKAPVGDALIGRVINAVGKPLDGRGAIDATDYQSIQPEIASIIERSPIDESLETGIIAIDALVPIGKGQRELIIGNRNTGKTAVALDTILHQKDKNVICVYVSIGQRQANLARILRLLEENSAMDYTVIVSADASEAVLNQWLAPYVGCTIGEYYRSQGKDALIIYDDLSNHAIAYRQMSLLMRQSPGREAYPGDVFYLHARLLERAGKTINGGSLTALPMVQIQSDDITAYIPTNLISITDGQIFLDTKLFNQGMRPAVNVELSVSRVGGAAQTKAIKRMTKALRLELAQYHELLSFAQFGTELDDVSQKKLQRGALAGELLKQPQFVTYNFVDQSLMLFLLKEDFLDKLDLKNVHAFATQFVSFVSSVHKELYDSIFNSQDITDEQIKQLKKIAHDFEKLFVAPE; encoded by the coding sequence ATGAATGTGAAAAGCACCGATTTAGTTTCATTGTTTGAAGATGCATTAAAAGGAGCACCACGTCCTGAGTTGGATGAAACCGGTGTGGTGGTTCAAGTTGGTGATGATGTATGCAGTGTGCATGGTTTGCGTAACGCAGTGTACGGTGAATTGGTTACATTTGAAGGTGGAAATAAGGGTATTGTATTTAATTTAGATGAATATTCTGTTTCCGTATTTTTATTATATAACAGTATTCCTGTTGCAGAATTAGAGGTAGTAAAACGAACCGGTGGCGAATTTAAAGCACCGGTTGGTGATGCATTAATTGGTCGCGTGATCAATGCTGTTGGCAAGCCACTTGATGGTCGTGGTGCAATTGATGCAACGGATTATCAATCAATACAGCCTGAGATCGCATCGATTATCGAACGAAGCCCTATAGATGAATCACTTGAGACCGGGATTATTGCAATTGATGCATTAGTTCCAATTGGAAAAGGTCAACGTGAACTGATTATTGGTAATCGTAATACCGGAAAGACTGCAGTTGCCTTAGATACAATTTTACATCAAAAAGATAAAAATGTTATTTGCGTGTATGTTTCTATTGGCCAGCGTCAAGCAAATCTTGCGCGTATTTTACGTTTGTTAGAAGAAAATAGCGCAATGGATTACACAGTTATTGTTAGTGCTGATGCAAGTGAAGCGGTGCTCAATCAATGGTTGGCTCCTTATGTTGGTTGTACCATTGGTGAATATTATCGTTCACAAGGTAAAGATGCGCTTATTATATATGATGATTTGAGTAATCATGCAATTGCTTATCGACAAATGTCATTGTTGATGCGTCAATCGCCGGGGCGTGAAGCATATCCCGGTGATGTATTTTATTTGCATGCACGTTTACTTGAGCGCGCAGGAAAAACAATTAATGGCGGTTCATTGACTGCCTTGCCTATGGTGCAAATTCAATCGGATGATATTACTGCATATATTCCAACTAATTTAATTTCCATTACTGATGGGCAAATCTTTTTAGATACCAAATTATTTAATCAAGGTATGCGACCTGCAGTGAATGTAGAGCTTTCAGTTTCACGTGTTGGCGGTGCTGCACAAACAAAAGCAATTAAGCGTATGACAAAAGCGTTACGTTTAGAATTAGCGCAATATCATGAACTGTTAAGTTTTGCGCAATTTGGGACCGAACTTGATGATGTTTCACAAAAAAAATTACAACGTGGGGCATTGGCCGGTGAATTGCTCAAGCAGCCTCAGTTTGTTACGTATAATTTTGTTGATCAATCATTGATGCTCTTTTTATTAAAAGAGGATTTTTTAGATAAGCTTGACCTTAAGAACGTGCATGCATTTGCAACGCAGTTTGTCAGTTTTGTTTCATCGGTGCATAAAGAGTTGTATGACAGTATCTTTAATTCACAAGATATAACTGACGAACAGATCAAACAGCTTAAAAAGATTGCTCATGATTTTGAAAAACTTTTTGTTGCGCCTGAGTAG
- a CDS encoding ribulose-phosphate 3-epimerase, whose translation MFEIWPSLISADLLNLQKTIQELDNHCHGYHLDIMDNHFVPNLTWGAQFMNAIAQNTKKPLWIHLMIEQPENFLDTLSVPEGTYITFHVETKSNIETLIKEIKNRKWKPSIAINPKTSIANAFPYLDEIDQIVLMSVEPGFSGQSFIPEVLKKITPLKHEIKKRDVSINIGMDGGINRNNIIEIANLGVGQFGIASGIFSYPNPVQELEYLYQLYAKEKGTL comes from the coding sequence ATGTTTGAAATTTGGCCCTCATTAATTTCAGCCGATTTACTGAATCTACAAAAAACTATACAAGAACTTGATAATCATTGCCATGGATACCATCTTGATATTATGGACAATCATTTTGTACCCAACCTAACCTGGGGGGCACAGTTCATGAATGCAATCGCACAAAACACAAAAAAACCATTGTGGATACATTTAATGATTGAACAACCAGAGAATTTTCTTGATACATTGTCTGTTCCAGAAGGCACCTATATCACCTTTCATGTCGAAACAAAATCAAATATTGAAACGTTAATTAAAGAAATAAAAAATAGAAAATGGAAGCCCAGTATTGCAATAAACCCAAAAACATCTATCGCAAATGCTTTTCCATACTTGGACGAAATAGATCAAATAGTATTAATGTCAGTAGAGCCCGGTTTTTCCGGTCAAAGTTTTATACCGGAAGTACTCAAAAAAATCACTCCACTTAAACATGAAATAAAAAAAAGAGATGTGTCTATAAACATCGGAATGGATGGCGGCATAAACCGCAACAACATTATTGAAATAGCCAATTTAGGTGTTGGTCAATTTGGCATTGCATCGGGAATTTTCAGTTATCCAAATCCGGTACAAGAACTTGAATATTTATATCAATTATACGCAAAAGAAAAAGGAACCCTATAA
- a CDS encoding GIY-YIG nuclease family protein yields the protein MNFPEQIYVGRTTNLAKRISNHNAGTTPYTKKYRPWELQVQIGFKDEAKAIEFEQYLKSGSGRSFRERRLI from the coding sequence ATCAACTTTCCAGAACAAATATATGTTGGGCGTACAACAAATTTAGCTAAGCGAATATCAAACCACAACGCTGGAACGACTCCTTATACCAAAAAATATCGCCCCTGGGAGCTTCAGGTTCAAATAGGATTTAAGGATGAGGCCAAAGCAATTGAGTTTGAACAATATCTTAAGTCAGGTTCGGGAAGATCTTTTAGAGAACGAAGGTTGATATAA
- a CDS encoding IBR domain-containing protein: MKSSKITVVALILTVLNVSSMFAADYSPSELGQLLKRVTHDNVALSPGARAYLNKFANINASRGSSPRIAALILERAHRANNMTTSRSFPAATTVAPVYQATHVPIVQADVSSLIECSICLEDCRQSEFPQIHCGHNSVCRQCLMRQVGLALKERSTEELKCSTLDCAQEYTLEDIRSITQNNRRSMAQFDDIQMQEYLRKNPGTKFCPTPDCPFAFFVQDEKRESIQCDACHQIYCSQCLYNHGDGIGCEDAKHERELAADPKSADKASQDWVSQNTKSCPGCKAHIQKYEGCNHMTCKKCSLEFCWLCFARYFHDGEGYSRARCRCPLYV; the protein is encoded by the coding sequence ATGAAGAGTTCAAAAATTACAGTTGTAGCATTAATATTAACTGTTCTAAATGTCAGTTCAATGTTTGCTGCGGATTATAGTCCATCTGAGTTAGGTCAACTACTAAAACGGGTTACACATGACAATGTTGCATTATCTCCAGGAGCACGAGCTTATTTGAATAAATTTGCAAATATTAATGCTTCGCGTGGTTCATCACCAAGAATTGCAGCTCTTATTTTAGAGCGTGCTCATCGTGCCAATAATATGACAACATCAAGAAGTTTTCCTGCAGCGACAACTGTTGCTCCTGTATATCAAGCAACTCATGTGCCTATAGTTCAAGCAGATGTTTCATCATTGATTGAATGTTCTATCTGTTTAGAAGATTGCAGACAAAGTGAATTTCCTCAAATACATTGTGGTCATAATAGTGTTTGTCGTCAGTGTTTAATGAGGCAAGTAGGGTTGGCACTGAAAGAACGTTCAACTGAAGAGCTTAAATGTTCAACTCTAGATTGTGCACAAGAGTATACCTTGGAAGATATTCGTTCAATTACACAAAACAATCGTAGAAGTATGGCACAATTTGATGATATTCAAATGCAAGAATATTTAAGAAAGAATCCGGGGACTAAGTTTTGTCCAACACCGGACTGTCCATTTGCCTTTTTTGTGCAAGATGAAAAAAGAGAATCAATTCAGTGTGATGCGTGTCATCAAATTTATTGTTCGCAATGTTTGTATAATCATGGTGACGGCATAGGTTGTGAAGATGCAAAGCATGAAAGAGAGTTGGCAGCAGATCCAAAAAGTGCGGATAAAGCTTCGCAAGATTGGGTGAGTCAAAACACAAAGTCATGCCCGGGTTGTAAGGCGCATATCCAAAAATATGAAGGATGTAATCATATGACGTGTAAAAAATGTTCCTTAGAATTTTGTTGGTTATGTTTTGCACGGTATTTTCATGATGGTGAGGGATATTCTCGTGCCAGATGCCGTTGCCCTCTATATGTGTAG
- a CDS encoding SAM-dependent methyltransferase, with protein sequence MHISLAIYNLEYELERELNYRNIDFEKHDRLYFFDADYRPLFAQVTWINCKRLPIVSINDGIKQLRALGKNWALFSIDYHRRAQLIQDGLAKVKKSPIAFLADRPKHSMGGWTLYDKDTIICSAQTTSQYPLGVCEFIENKTTPPSRAYLKLWEFFTIHHQPPVAGAHVLDMGASPGGWSWVLASLDLKVTAVDKAPLDQKIAKLPNITFLQESAFALSPDSLPQVDWFFSDIICYPERLLNLITTWMHKGGVKNFMCTIKFQGEADFAVIDQFLAVPNSQIVHLFHNKHELTWWVSQ encoded by the coding sequence ATGCATATTTCATTGGCCATTTATAATCTTGAATATGAACTTGAGCGAGAGCTAAATTATAGAAATATAGATTTTGAAAAACATGATAGGCTTTATTTTTTTGATGCCGATTATCGGCCGCTTTTTGCGCAAGTGACGTGGATAAATTGCAAGAGGTTGCCTATTGTATCTATTAATGATGGTATAAAACAGTTGCGTGCATTGGGGAAAAATTGGGCTCTGTTCTCTATAGATTATCATCGCAGAGCTCAGTTAATTCAGGATGGCTTGGCAAAAGTTAAAAAATCTCCAATTGCATTCTTGGCAGACCGGCCAAAACATTCGATGGGTGGATGGACGCTTTATGATAAAGATACCATTATATGTTCTGCCCAAACGACATCACAATATCCGCTAGGTGTGTGTGAGTTTATTGAAAATAAAACAACACCTCCTTCGCGAGCATATCTTAAGTTATGGGAATTTTTCACTATACATCATCAGCCGCCGGTTGCCGGAGCTCATGTGCTTGATATGGGTGCATCTCCCGGTGGATGGAGTTGGGTATTGGCTTCATTAGATTTAAAGGTTACTGCTGTCGACAAGGCACCGCTTGATCAAAAAATAGCTAAATTGCCCAATATCACCTTTCTGCAAGAAAGTGCTTTTGCCTTATCGCCTGATAGCCTACCACAAGTAGATTGGTTTTTTTCTGATATTATCTGTTATCCTGAACGATTGCTCAATCTTATTACAACATGGATGCATAAAGGTGGTGTGAAGAACTTTATGTGTACAATTAAATTTCAGGGAGAGGCTGATTTTGCTGTAATTGATCAGTTTCTTGCGGTACCTAATAGCCAAATTGTGCATCTCTTTCATAATAAGCATGAACTTACCTGGTGGGTGAGCCAATGA
- the groL gene encoding chaperonin GroEL (60 kDa chaperone family; promotes refolding of misfolded polypeptides especially under stressful conditions; forms two stacked rings of heptamers to form a barrel-shaped 14mer; ends can be capped by GroES; misfolded proteins enter the barrel where they are refolded when GroES binds) → MSSKRILFGSDARERIRKGVDTLADAVKVTLGPKGRNVVYERSFGSPSITKDGVTVAKQIELKEPLENMGAQMVREVASKTADLAGDGTTTATVLAQAIFREGNKYVTAGANPMDLKRGIDKAVKAVVENIKSQAKSVSDKKEIEQVATISANSDLEIGKQIAEAMERVGQDGVITVEEAKGMYDELDVVEGMQFDRGYLSPYFVTNAEKMETIMDNPLILVCDKKISNMKSMLPVLEQTAKSGRGLVIIAEDVEGEALATLVVNKLRGTINVAAIKAPGFGDRRKAMLEDIAVLVGAEVISEEKGLKLENVTMHSLGNAKRVVITKENTTIIEGEGDKEAIRNRVAQIRMQVENTTSDYDKEKMQERLAKLAGGVAVIKVGAATEVEMKEKKDRIDDALSATRAAVEEGIVAGGGIALIRAQKSIEALQLKGDQMLGAQIVSKAIEEPLRIIVKNAGFESSVVVNKVLESTGNMGFDAKNGEFVDMVKAGIIDPAKVTRSAVQNAASISGLLLTTEASIYEIPEDKKEAQAPMPGGMGGMGGMPGMY, encoded by the coding sequence ATGTCATCAAAAAGAATTCTTTTCGGTTCAGATGCGCGAGAGCGTATTCGTAAAGGTGTAGATACACTTGCCGATGCAGTAAAAGTCACTTTGGGTCCAAAAGGTAGAAACGTTGTTTATGAACGTTCATTTGGTTCACCAAGTATCACTAAAGATGGTGTAACCGTTGCAAAACAGATTGAGTTAAAAGAGCCTCTTGAAAATATGGGTGCACAAATGGTGCGTGAAGTTGCAAGTAAAACTGCTGATTTGGCAGGTGACGGAACCACAACAGCAACCGTTTTAGCTCAAGCTATTTTTCGTGAAGGTAATAAATATGTAACTGCCGGTGCAAATCCTATGGATCTTAAACGTGGGATTGATAAAGCAGTAAAAGCTGTAGTTGAAAATATCAAAAGCCAAGCAAAATCGGTAAGCGACAAAAAAGAGATTGAACAAGTTGCAACTATTTCAGCAAACTCAGACCTTGAAATTGGTAAACAGATTGCTGAAGCAATGGAGCGGGTTGGTCAAGACGGTGTGATCACTGTTGAAGAAGCAAAAGGTATGTATGATGAGCTGGATGTTGTTGAAGGCATGCAGTTCGATCGTGGTTATCTTTCACCATATTTTGTTACCAATGCAGAAAAAATGGAAACCATTATGGATAATCCATTGATTTTAGTATGTGACAAAAAAATTAGTAACATGAAATCAATGTTACCGGTTCTGGAACAAACTGCAAAATCAGGTCGTGGTTTGGTAATTATCGCAGAAGATGTTGAAGGTGAAGCGTTAGCTACTTTGGTAGTAAATAAATTGCGCGGCACCATTAATGTTGCTGCAATAAAGGCTCCCGGCTTTGGTGATCGCCGTAAAGCAATGTTGGAAGATATTGCTGTATTGGTTGGAGCAGAAGTTATTTCAGAAGAAAAAGGTTTGAAACTTGAAAATGTAACTATGCATAGTTTGGGTAATGCAAAACGCGTTGTCATCACTAAAGAAAATACAACTATTATTGAAGGTGAAGGCGATAAAGAAGCGATCAGAAATCGCGTTGCACAAATTCGTATGCAAGTTGAAAATACAACTTCAGATTATGACAAAGAAAAAATGCAAGAACGTTTGGCAAAGCTTGCCGGTGGTGTTGCAGTTATAAAAGTTGGTGCAGCGACTGAAGTTGAAATGAAAGAGAAAAAAGATCGCATTGATGATGCATTAAGTGCAACTCGTGCAGCTGTTGAGGAAGGCATTGTCGCCGGTGGTGGTATTGCATTAATCAGAGCGCAAAAATCAATTGAAGCATTACAACTTAAAGGTGATCAAATGCTTGGCGCACAAATTGTAAGCAAAGCGATTGAAGAGCCGTTGCGCATCATTGTAAAAAATGCAGGATTCGAATCTTCTGTTGTGGTTAATAAAGTATTAGAATCAACAGGCAATATGGGATTTGATGCAAAAAATGGTGAGTTTGTAGATATGGTTAAGGCCGGTATTATTGATCCGGCAAAAGTAACCAGATCTGCAGTTCAAAATGCAGCTTCAATTTCCGGATTGTTATTAACAACTGAAGCTTCTATTTATGAAATTCCTGAAGATAAAAAAGAAGCTCAAGCTCCAATGCCTGGTGGTATGGGCGGCATGGGTGGAATGCCAGGAATGTATTAA
- a CDS encoding N-acetylmuramoyl-L-alanine amidase — protein sequence MSITKFILLVRRSFSIDVSTALAVYRRIILLTLFIVITTFPARKKKITLILDPAGDARNPGRLIGDNYERTYTSRIAHQLKEILEKKDNNIMVLFTRLPGEQNDQREKTRFANRCAPHLFINLCAYQSTHIKPQIYMYYYTNQTTTDNNCLIPLENAYQSHSALTTIYANKIYTSISPCTRICDAHAPKGIACIPLKGINAPALCIEIGCNSAHNLHNTISLISDALYTCLEEQK from the coding sequence ATGTCGATAACAAAATTCATCCTGCTTGTGCGTCGTAGCTTTAGCATAGACGTAAGTACTGCTTTAGCAGTGTATCGAAGGATCATCCTGCTTACACTCTTTATTGTTATCACTACCTTTCCTGCACGTAAAAAAAAAATAACACTCATACTTGATCCTGCAGGAGATGCACGCAATCCCGGCCGATTAATTGGCGACAATTATGAACGTACATATACATCACGCATTGCTCATCAACTCAAAGAGATTTTAGAAAAAAAAGATAACAATATTATGGTACTCTTCACACGTCTACCCGGTGAACAAAACGATCAACGAGAAAAAACTCGTTTTGCAAATCGATGTGCACCTCATCTGTTCATCAATCTTTGCGCATATCAAAGCACACATATTAAACCTCAAATCTACATGTATTACTATACAAATCAAACGACTACAGACAACAACTGCTTGATTCCTTTGGAAAATGCATATCAATCACACAGTGCCCTAACAACAATCTATGCAAACAAAATATACACCTCTATCTCCCCTTGTACTCGCATCTGCGATGCACATGCGCCAAAAGGCATTGCCTGCATCCCACTTAAAGGAATTAATGCACCCGCTTTATGCATAGAAATTGGATGCAATTCTGCCCATAATCTGCATAACACTATTTCACTCATTTCCGATGCACTATATACATGCCTAGAGGAACAAAAGTGA
- a CDS encoding co-chaperone GroES, translating to MFAKFKPLRDRVLVKRIDEEEKTAGGIIIPDAAKEKAQTGSILAVGSGPKDSEGNYIPLDVKVGDIVYFGKYAGTEAGNDHLIIREEEILGIVEKS from the coding sequence ATGTTTGCGAAATTCAAACCATTAAGAGATCGCGTTTTGGTAAAGCGCATTGATGAAGAAGAAAAAACTGCCGGTGGTATCATTATTCCCGATGCGGCAAAAGAAAAAGCTCAAACCGGTTCAATTTTAGCTGTAGGGTCAGGACCTAAAGATTCAGAGGGTAATTATATTCCTTTGGATGTAAAAGTTGGTGATATTGTTTACTTTGGTAAATATGCCGGCACCGAAGCCGGAAATGATCATTTGATTATTCGTGAAGAAGAAATTTTAGGAATTGTTGAAAAATCATAA
- a CDS encoding VOC family protein — MSETVQKVHMLIVMQPDIAKAIAFYQKLGLKLVFHIKDKWAEMQLGDIKLGLCPTNVSSEGTRTGIVLQVADVKKAYNELKDSVEFLSEPKEAVHGIMASFKDVGGNLLDLYQPTPEKVTELVKKTAEQDVDNNNNNASTCAKRGAQCCKKKINEVALS; from the coding sequence GTGAGCGAGACGGTTCAAAAAGTTCATATGTTAATTGTAATGCAACCTGATATTGCAAAAGCAATAGCTTTTTATCAAAAACTTGGTTTAAAGCTTGTTTTTCATATAAAAGATAAATGGGCAGAAATGCAACTTGGCGATATCAAGCTTGGCTTGTGTCCCACAAATGTCTCATCAGAAGGTACGCGCACCGGTATTGTCCTGCAAGTTGCAGATGTAAAAAAAGCATATAATGAACTCAAAGATTCGGTTGAGTTTCTATCAGAGCCAAAAGAAGCGGTTCATGGCATTATGGCCAGCTTTAAAGATGTTGGAGGGAATCTGCTTGATTTATATCAACCAACGCCTGAAAAAGTAACAGAGTTAGTCAAAAAAACAGCTGAACAAGATGTTGATAACAATAATAATAATGCAAGCACTTGTGCTAAAAGAGGAGCGCAATGCTGTAAAAAAAAGATCAATGAGGTTGCTCTGAGCTAA
- the atpH gene encoding ATP synthase F1 subunit delta: MTASEQILSRRYAAAFIAVCPISYEDFLFIKKALKYFKKHAKLVYFLSLPTMDKKQKKELMHTLFIQLKLPHCFNDLLSLLVEQKRTKLIADVLYYIVQLYQEKNNIMEFSIESSCALDKKKLDAIQQFLAHRTGNDIIYTYRENKNLIAGIRLQSDTLLWEYSVRKKLRAISLSLMR; this comes from the coding sequence ATGACCGCATCAGAACAGATTTTGTCCCGTCGCTATGCAGCAGCATTTATAGCTGTGTGTCCAATATCATATGAAGATTTTTTGTTTATAAAAAAAGCATTAAAGTATTTTAAGAAGCATGCAAAGCTTGTTTATTTTTTATCTCTTCCTACTATGGATAAAAAACAAAAAAAAGAGCTCATGCATACACTATTTATACAACTGAAGTTGCCTCATTGTTTTAATGATCTTTTGTCATTGCTGGTTGAGCAAAAGCGTACAAAACTAATTGCTGATGTTTTGTATTATATCGTGCAGTTGTATCAGGAAAAAAATAATATCATGGAATTTTCAATCGAAAGTTCTTGCGCATTAGATAAGAAAAAATTGGATGCGATTCAACAATTTCTTGCGCATCGTACGGGTAACGATATTATATATACATATCGAGAAAATAAAAATTTAATAGCTGGTATTCGTTTGCAAAGTGATACTCTTTTGTGGGAATATTCAGTGCGCAAAAAATTACGCGCCATCAGCTTGTCACTCATGAGATAA
- the atpE gene encoding ATP synthase F0 subunit C, whose translation MDGMFYAKAAAYFGAAIAMGVGSVGPAIGQGMIGAKACENLGKYPESSGQIRTTMMIAMGIVESSAIYCLIIAFALTFMV comes from the coding sequence ATGGATGGTATGTTTTACGCTAAAGCAGCGGCATATTTTGGAGCTGCAATTGCTATGGGTGTTGGAAGTGTTGGGCCTGCAATAGGTCAGGGAATGATTGGCGCAAAAGCTTGTGAGAATCTTGGCAAGTATCCTGAAAGTTCGGGTCAAATTCGTACTACTATGATGATTGCAATGGGTATTGTAGAGAGTTCTGCGATTTATTGTTTGATTATAGCATTTGCATTAACATTCATGGTGTAA